One Solanum pennellii chromosome 10, SPENNV200 genomic region harbors:
- the LOC107032703 gene encoding pentatricopeptide repeat-containing protein At2g15980 encodes MAMVSSLTRRAVLSIALTKHSLSTLSASASSPPLSEDETLVSAATTILKHHRSKSRWSEILSLAPPTSGFTPSQVSKIILQLRNTPHLALRFFNFTVHRSICCHSLSSYATIIHILSRSRLKTQALELIKCAIRKFPDTHQPDLSNPPRFFEILVKTYRSCDSAPFVFDLLIKAYLDSKKIDVSVQLVRILASKNIFPHIVVCNSLIELIAKSRGPFAAYDMYVEIFRCEKEEWSGREVKGVTANAYTFNFLMVAFHREGVVEKVEEVWKEMMGKNCTPNVYSYSILMAAYCEDGRMENAMKVWKEMGEDVKHDIVAYNTIIEGFCKVGKVERAEEVFREMVFNEVECTCVTLEHLINGHCMSGNIHAALVLYKDMCRKGFKPESSTINVVAKVLCDKSGVFDALEFVRAVIKKHDIVPRKTTYELLIQSLCKEGWMEEALKLQVEMVGKGYAPNFEIYSAFIDGYIKQGDEEKAETLRNEVLRNKIPCKDS; translated from the coding sequence ATGGCAATGGTTTCATCTCTTACAAGACGCGCTGTTCTCTCAATCGCATTAACCAAACATTCATTATCCACACTTTCTGCTTCTGCTTCTTCTCCACCACTATCGGAAGACGAAACTTTAGTCTCAGCCGCCACAACAATCCTCAAACACCATCGCTCAAAATCACGATGGTCCGAGATTCTTTCTCTAGCTCCTCCGACTTCCGGTTTCACTCCTTCCCAAGTCTCTAAAATCATTCTTCAACTCCGCAACACACCTCATCTCGCTCTCCGTTTCTTCAATTTCACAGTCCACCGCTCCATATGCTGCCACTCTCTTTCTTCCTATGCCACCATCATTCACATACTCTCCCGTTCTCGCCTCAAAACCCAAGCACTAGAGTTAATCAAATGCGCTATTCGTAAATTTCCTGACACCCATCAACCTGATTTATCAAACCCACCTCGGTTTTTTGAAATCTTGGTTAAAACTTACAGAAGTTGTGATTCCGCTCCTTTTGTATTTGATTTGTTGATAAAAGCTTATTTGGATTCTAAGAAAATTGATGTTTCTGTTCAATTGGTGAGGATTTTGGCTTCCAAGAATATTTTCCCACATATTGTTGTTTGTAATTCTTTGATTGAGTTGATTGCGAAAAGTCGAGGTCCTTTTGCTGCTTATGATATGTATGTGGAGATCTTTAGGTGTGAGAAGGAGGAATGGAGTGGTAGGGAGGTGAAGGGTGTGACAGCGAATGCTTATACTTTTAACTTTCTTATGGTTGCTTTTCATAGAGAAGGAGTAGTGGAGAAGGTTGAGGAGGTTTGGAAGGAAATGATGGGAAAGAATTGTACTCCGAATGTGTATAGTTATAGCATTTTAATGGCTGCGTATTGTGAAGATGGAAGGATGGAGAATGCCATGAAAGTTTGGAAGGAGATGGGCGAGGATGTGAAGCATGATATTGTAGCTTATAATACCATAATTGAGGGGTTTTGCAAAGTCGGAAAGGTTGAGAGAGCTGAAGAGGTTTTCAGGGAGATGGTCTTCAATGAGGTAGAATGTACTTGTGTTACTCTTGAGCATCTCATAAATGGACATTGTATGAGTGGGAATATCCATGCAGCACTAGTTTTGTATAAGGATATGTGTCGAAAGGGCTTCAAGCCAGAGAGTTCAACAATAAATGTAGTGGCTAAGGTGCTCTGTGACAAAAGTGGAGTTTTTGATGCCTTGGAATTCGTGAGAGCTGTAATAAAGAAGCACGATATTGTACCAAGGAAGACAACGTATGAACTTCTGATACAGAGCTTGTGTAAGGAGGGGTGGATGGAAGAAGCTCTGAAACTTCAGGTTGAGATGGTGGGCAAAGGATATGcaccaaattttgaaatatatagtgCTTTCATTGATGGGTACATCAAGCAAGGGGATGAAGAAAAGGCTGAAACTTTGAGGAATGAAGTGCTTAGGAATAAGATACCATGTAAAGACAGCTAG
- the LOC107032701 gene encoding cytochrome P450 CYP72A219-like: MEIPYNFKLAIFSFAIIFVLRWAWRILNYVWLKPKYLEKQLRQQGFKGNTYKFLFGDMKEMSKMGEEAWSKPVNFSHDTIWPRVNPFIHKIITNYGKNCFVWFGPRPAVVIMDPEVIKEVMMKNYVFQKPGGNPLTKLLATGIADYEADKWAVHRRLLNPAFHLDKLKHMLPAFKLTGNEMLSKWEKIVSREGSEIDVLPYLQTLTSDAISRTAFGSSYEEGIKIFELQKEQIQLILKVSRTIYIPGWRFLPTKRNKRMKQIFNEVRTLILEVINKRMRMIEDGESHDDLLGILLSSNLKEIQQHGNKKFGMSIDEVIEECKLFYFAGQETTSTLLVWTMILLSQHPNWQDRAREEVLQVFGSNEVDYDKLNQLKVVTMILNEVLRLYPAGYMMTRMVKTKTKLGNLCLPGGVQLLLPTILLQHDTKVWGDDAMEFNPERFGDGILKATKGQLVFFPFGWGPRICIGQNFAMLEAKMAMAMILKHYAFELSSSYSHAPHPLMLQPQFGAPLILYKL, translated from the exons ATGGAGATACCATACAATTTTAAGCTTGCAATATTTTCATTtgcaattatttttgtattaagaTGGGCATGgagaatcttgaattatgtgtgGTTGAAACCAAAATATTTGGAGAAACAACTAAGACAACAAGGTTTCAAAGGTAATACTTATAAGTTTTTGTTTGGGGATATGAAAGAGATGAGCAAGATGGGTGAAGAAGCTTGGTCCAAGCCTGTTAATTTCTCCCATGACACGATTTGGCCAAGAGTTAACCCATTCATACACAAAATCATCACAAACTATG GTAAGAATTGTTTTGTGTGGTTTGGGCCAAGACCAGCAGTGGTGATCATGGATCCAGAAGTTATAAAGGAGGTGATGATGAAGAATTATGTGTTTCAGAAGCCAGGTGGCAATCCACTCACCAAATTATTAGCAACTGGAATTGCAGACTATGAGGCAGATAAATGGGCTGTACATAGAAGGCTTCTCAATCCTGCTTTTCACCTTGACAAGTTGAAG CATATGCTACCTGCATTTAAATTGACTGGTAATGAGATGTTGAGCAAATGGGAGAAAATTGTGTCTAGAGAAGGATCAGAGATAGATGTGTTGCCATATCTACAAACTTTGACAAGTGATGCAATTTCAAGAACTGCTTTTGGTAGTAGCTATGAAGAAGGAATAAAgatttttgaacttcaaaaagaACAAATTCAACTAATTTTAAAAGTGTCACGCACAATATATATTCCAGGATGGAG ATTTTTGCCAACTAAAAGGAACAAAAGAATGAAGCAAATCTTCAATGAAGTAAGAACACTTATATTAGAAGTTATCAATAAAAGAATGAGGATGATTGAAGATGGAGAATCACATGATGATTTATTGGGTATATTATTGTCAtccaatttaaaagaaattcaacAACACGGGAATAAGAAATTCGGTATGAGCATTGATGAGGTGATTGAAGAAtgtaaattattctattttgcTGGCCAAGAGACTACTTCAACTTTACTTGTATGGACAATGATTTTACTAAGCCAACATCCTAATTGGCAAGATAGAGCTAGAGAAGAAGTTTTACaagtgtttgggagtaatgaaGTTGACTATGACAAGTTGAATCAACTAAAAGTA GTGACTATGATCTTAAACGAAGTCTTACGATTATATCCAGCAGGATATATGATGACTAGAATggtaaaaacaaaaacaaagttAGGAAATTTGTGTTTACCAGGTGGTGTGCAACTTTTGTTACCAACAATATTGTTGCAACATGACACTAAAGTATGGGGAGATGATGCAATGGAATTCAATCCAGAGAGGTTTGGTGATGGAATATTAAAAGCAACAAAAGGACAACTTGTGTTTTTTCCATTTGGTTGGGGTCCTAGAATATGCATTGGACAAAACTTTGCTATGTTAGAGGCAAAAATGGCAATGGCTATGATACTTAAACACTATGCATTTGAACTCTCTTCATCTTATTCTCATGCTCCTCATCCATTAATGCTTCAACCTCAATTTGGTGCTCCTTTGATTTTGTACAAGTTATAG
- the LOC107032700 gene encoding uncharacterized protein LOC107032700 isoform X1, with amino-acid sequence MITSTLFATTLIGRWNATALIEHLCYYIQVLIKEKLYLIFELMGLHKSYEDLKTQLPGAGTELHNSAHHEDLIKEVALLELEIMYLEKYLLSMYRKTFAKRLQSLNDATKTKEVKKHDNIIIYENKITNTSPSMPPVEGSGDPSLVDTSIVRCHSSLSHTAVAASFKPSPLVGVLADALDSYHSLPLSMLEHAQVSTSNWTAADHFVNGSSNHFHHAPNQLSEEMIKCISAIYVQIADPPLFSYDYPFSPISLSSSSSVQQGQNDIGILQCEESSSNSTLNNPFHIKETREFSRSFVTMTEVQGLCRDKRSLDGVDRMLQHFRYLVSKLKEVDPRKMRHDEKLAFWINVHNALVMHAFLVYEIPRSTLKRVSQLLKAAYNIGGNTVSVEMIQSSILGCRLPRPGQWIQSLFFPKQKFKTGDARKGYAIEHPDPRLRFALCSGSHSDALLRLYTPKKVFQELEVAKEEYLQTNTSVHKEQKLVLPKNVESYVKEVDLCPSGLKEMIELALPEHFTRKYQGKLWKKIEWTPHNFTFRYLISHELLEPVVSF; translated from the exons atgaTAACATCCACTTTGTTTGCAACAACATTGATTGGCAGATGGAATGCTACAGCATTAATTGAACAtctttgctattatatacaagtTTTGATCAAAGAAAAATTGTACCTTATTTTTGAGTTAATGGGGCTACACAAGAGTTATGAAGATCTCAAAACACAATTACCAGGAGCTGGCACTGAACTTCATAATTCTGCTCATCATGAAGATCTAATTAAGGAAGTTGCTCTTCTGGAGCTGGAAATTATGTATTTAGAGAAGTATCTTTTATCCATGTATCGAAAAACATTTGCTAAGCGCTTACAATCACTGAATGAcgcaacaaaaacaaaagaagtgAAGAAGCACGACAACATCATCatctatgaaaataaaataactaatacgAGTCCTTCTATGCCACCAGTAGAAGGATCAGGAGATCCAAGTTTAGTTGACACTTCAATTGTAAGATGCCATTCATCACTCTCTCACACTGCTGTTGCTGCTTCTTTCAAGCCTTCACCTCTAGTTGGAGTTCTTGCTGATGCTCTAGATTCATACCATTCTTTGCCTTTATCCATGCTCGAG CATGCTCAGGTATCCACTTCAAATTGGACAGCGGCAGATCATTTTGTTAATGGCTCTTCGAATCATTTTCATCATGCCCCAAATCAACTGTCTGAAGAAATGATCAAGTGTATTTCAGCCATATATGTTCAGATTGCTGATCCCCCTTTGTTCAGCTATGATTACCCATTCTCTCCAatttcattatcatcatcatcatcagttCAACAAGGTCAGAATGATATAGGGATTTTACAATGTGAAGAAAGTTCATCTAATTCAACACTGAATAATCCTTTTCACATCAAAGAGACAAGAGAATTTAGTCGATCTTTTGTCACAATGACTGAAGTACAAGGGCTCTGTCGAGATAAACGGAGCTTAGATGGTGTGGACCGTATGTTACAACATTTTAG GTATCTTGTCTCGAAGTTGAAGGAAGTTGATCCTAGAAAAATGAGGCATGACGAGAAGCTAGCTTTCTGGATTAATGTCCACAATGCACTAGTGATGCAT GCGTTCTTGGTTTATGAGATTCCACGGAGTACTCTCAAGAGAGTATCTCAACTTCTCAAG GCTGCTTATAACATTGGAGGGAATACAGTAAGTGTGGAGATGATTCAGAGTTCTATACTTGGATGTCGATTGCCCCGTCCTGGTCAG TGGATTCAATCATTGTTCTTCCCAAAACAAAAGTTTAAGACTGGAGATGCAAGAAAAGGATATGCAATAGAGCATCCAGACCCTCGTCTACGTTTTGCTCTATGCTCAGGAAGCCATTCTGATGCCCTG CTACGGTTATACACGCCTAAGAAAGTGTTCCAGGAGCTTGAAGTGGCTAAAGAAGAGTACCTTCAAACAAACACAAGTGTACACAAGGAACAAAAACTAGTTCTCCCCAAGAATGTGGAATCTTATGTGAAGGAGGTCGATTTGTGCCCTTCTGGCTTGAAGGAAATGATAGAGCTCGCGCTGCCTGAACATTTTACAAGAAAATATCAGGGGAAGTTATGGAAGAAAATTGAGTGGACTCCTCACAACTTCACTTTCCGTTACCTAATTTCACATGAATTGCTTGAGCCTGTCGTATCCTTCTGA
- the LOC107032700 gene encoding uncharacterized protein LOC107032700 isoform X2, protein MITSTLFATTLIGRWNATALIEHLCYYIQVLIKEKLYLIFELMGLHKSYEDLKTQLPGAGTELHNSAHHEDLIKEVALLELEIMYLEKYLLSMYRKTFAKRLQSLNDATKTKEVKKHDNIIIYENKITNTSPSMPPVEGSGDPSLVDTSIVRCHSSLSHTAVAASFKPSPLVGVLADALDSYHSLPLSMLEHAQVSTSNWTAADHFVNGSSNHFHHAPNQLSEEMIKCISAIYVQIADPPLFSYDYPFSPISLSSSSSVQQGQNDIGILQCEESSSNSTLNNPFHIKETREFSRSFVTMTEVQGLCRDKRSLDGVDRMLQHFRYLVSKLKEVDPRKMRHDEKLAFWINVHNALVMHAFLVYEIPRSTLKRVSQLLKAAYNIGGNTVSVEMIQSSILGCRLPRPGQLRLYTPKKVFQELEVAKEEYLQTNTSVHKEQKLVLPKNVESYVKEVDLCPSGLKEMIELALPEHFTRKYQGKLWKKIEWTPHNFTFRYLISHELLEPVVSF, encoded by the exons atgaTAACATCCACTTTGTTTGCAACAACATTGATTGGCAGATGGAATGCTACAGCATTAATTGAACAtctttgctattatatacaagtTTTGATCAAAGAAAAATTGTACCTTATTTTTGAGTTAATGGGGCTACACAAGAGTTATGAAGATCTCAAAACACAATTACCAGGAGCTGGCACTGAACTTCATAATTCTGCTCATCATGAAGATCTAATTAAGGAAGTTGCTCTTCTGGAGCTGGAAATTATGTATTTAGAGAAGTATCTTTTATCCATGTATCGAAAAACATTTGCTAAGCGCTTACAATCACTGAATGAcgcaacaaaaacaaaagaagtgAAGAAGCACGACAACATCATCatctatgaaaataaaataactaatacgAGTCCTTCTATGCCACCAGTAGAAGGATCAGGAGATCCAAGTTTAGTTGACACTTCAATTGTAAGATGCCATTCATCACTCTCTCACACTGCTGTTGCTGCTTCTTTCAAGCCTTCACCTCTAGTTGGAGTTCTTGCTGATGCTCTAGATTCATACCATTCTTTGCCTTTATCCATGCTCGAG CATGCTCAGGTATCCACTTCAAATTGGACAGCGGCAGATCATTTTGTTAATGGCTCTTCGAATCATTTTCATCATGCCCCAAATCAACTGTCTGAAGAAATGATCAAGTGTATTTCAGCCATATATGTTCAGATTGCTGATCCCCCTTTGTTCAGCTATGATTACCCATTCTCTCCAatttcattatcatcatcatcatcagttCAACAAGGTCAGAATGATATAGGGATTTTACAATGTGAAGAAAGTTCATCTAATTCAACACTGAATAATCCTTTTCACATCAAAGAGACAAGAGAATTTAGTCGATCTTTTGTCACAATGACTGAAGTACAAGGGCTCTGTCGAGATAAACGGAGCTTAGATGGTGTGGACCGTATGTTACAACATTTTAG GTATCTTGTCTCGAAGTTGAAGGAAGTTGATCCTAGAAAAATGAGGCATGACGAGAAGCTAGCTTTCTGGATTAATGTCCACAATGCACTAGTGATGCAT GCGTTCTTGGTTTATGAGATTCCACGGAGTACTCTCAAGAGAGTATCTCAACTTCTCAAG GCTGCTTATAACATTGGAGGGAATACAGTAAGTGTGGAGATGATTCAGAGTTCTATACTTGGATGTCGATTGCCCCGTCCTGGTCAG CTACGGTTATACACGCCTAAGAAAGTGTTCCAGGAGCTTGAAGTGGCTAAAGAAGAGTACCTTCAAACAAACACAAGTGTACACAAGGAACAAAAACTAGTTCTCCCCAAGAATGTGGAATCTTATGTGAAGGAGGTCGATTTGTGCCCTTCTGGCTTGAAGGAAATGATAGAGCTCGCGCTGCCTGAACATTTTACAAGAAAATATCAGGGGAAGTTATGGAAGAAAATTGAGTGGACTCCTCACAACTTCACTTTCCGTTACCTAATTTCACATGAATTGCTTGAGCCTGTCGTATCCTTCTGA